In the genome of Amia ocellicauda isolate fAmiCal2 chromosome 3, fAmiCal2.hap1, whole genome shotgun sequence, one region contains:
- the LOC136746817 gene encoding fibrous sheath-interacting protein 2 isoform X1, whose amino-acid sequence MHRILTASAIVSNEVPLPKDQGWHGDLDSLRGVKLFVPKGVHHAYYTTSLCQRRHEQRPDFDLLDPHCHLLDNEYNSQQDPHLKGFYKNKAMEKKVACSLKDFNRYNDYLKTVKMDWEKSYRQKQKELVKQFLILQEQKIIPEDMAVTDMKEWLLEKDSSSFWQQDKACRHRTGADRPGRSSAERACNMNELQMLQELEVEVRRELRVERRCKKTSVKPDMLEKLREAARRIARNRKVSPAAEEDMQSA is encoded by the exons ATGCACAGGATATTAACTGCATCagccattgtttct AATGAGGTTCCCCTGCCTAAAGACCAGGGATGGCACGGTGATCTTGACTCCCTACGGGGGGTGAAGTTATTTGTGCCAAAAGGCGTCCATCACGCTTACTACACCACCAGTCTTTGCCAGAGG CGGCATGAGCAGAGGCCAGACTTTGACCTGTTGGACCCACACTGCCACCTGCTGGACAATGAATACAATTCTCAGCAGGACCCTCACCTCAAGGGGTTCTACAAGAACAAGGCCATGGAGAAGAAA GTCGCGTGTTCCTTGAAGGACTTTAATCGGTACAATGACTACCTGAAGACAGTCAAGATGGACTGGGAGAAGAGCTACAGACAGAAGCAG AAGGAGCTCGTGAAACAGttcctgatcctgcaggagcagaAGATCATCCCAGAGGACATGGCGGTCACAGACATGAAGGAGTGGCTGTTGGAAAAGGACAGTAGCTCATTCTGGCAGCAGGACAAGGCTTGCAGACACAG GACCGGGGCAGACCGGCCAGGCCGGAGCAGCGCTGAGCGG GCCTGCAACATGAATGAGCTCCAGATGCTGCAGGAGCTGGAGGTGGAGGTCCGCAGGGAGCTGAGGGTGGAGCGGCGATGCAAG AAAACCTCAGTGAAGCCAGACATGCTGGAGAAGCTGCGTGAGGCCGCTCGCAGGATTGCCAGGAACAGAA AGGTTTCCCCAGCTGCTGAGGAAGACATGCAGAGTGCCTGA
- the LOC136746817 gene encoding fibrous sheath-interacting protein 2 isoform X3: MHRILTASAIVSNEVPLPKDQGWHGDLDSLRGVKLFVPKGVHHAYYTTSLCQRRHEQRPDFDLLDPHCHLLDNEYNSQQDPHLKGFYKNKAMEKKVACSLKDFNRYNDYLKTVKMDWEKSYRQKQKELVKQFLILQEQKIIPEDMAVTDMKEWLLEKDSSSFWQQDKACRHRTGADRPGRSSAERKTSVKPDMLEKLREAARRIARNRKVSPAAEEDMQSA, encoded by the exons ATGCACAGGATATTAACTGCATCagccattgtttct AATGAGGTTCCCCTGCCTAAAGACCAGGGATGGCACGGTGATCTTGACTCCCTACGGGGGGTGAAGTTATTTGTGCCAAAAGGCGTCCATCACGCTTACTACACCACCAGTCTTTGCCAGAGG CGGCATGAGCAGAGGCCAGACTTTGACCTGTTGGACCCACACTGCCACCTGCTGGACAATGAATACAATTCTCAGCAGGACCCTCACCTCAAGGGGTTCTACAAGAACAAGGCCATGGAGAAGAAA GTCGCGTGTTCCTTGAAGGACTTTAATCGGTACAATGACTACCTGAAGACAGTCAAGATGGACTGGGAGAAGAGCTACAGACAGAAGCAG AAGGAGCTCGTGAAACAGttcctgatcctgcaggagcagaAGATCATCCCAGAGGACATGGCGGTCACAGACATGAAGGAGTGGCTGTTGGAAAAGGACAGTAGCTCATTCTGGCAGCAGGACAAGGCTTGCAGACACAG GACCGGGGCAGACCGGCCAGGCCGGAGCAGCGCTGAGCGG AAAACCTCAGTGAAGCCAGACATGCTGGAGAAGCTGCGTGAGGCCGCTCGCAGGATTGCCAGGAACAGAA AGGTTTCCCCAGCTGCTGAGGAAGACATGCAGAGTGCCTGA
- the LOC136746817 gene encoding fibrous sheath-interacting protein 2 isoform X2 has product MSPMHFNNEVPLPKDQGWHGDLDSLRGVKLFVPKGVHHAYYTTSLCQRRHEQRPDFDLLDPHCHLLDNEYNSQQDPHLKGFYKNKAMEKKVACSLKDFNRYNDYLKTVKMDWEKSYRQKQKELVKQFLILQEQKIIPEDMAVTDMKEWLLEKDSSSFWQQDKACRHRTGADRPGRSSAERACNMNELQMLQELEVEVRRELRVERRCKKTSVKPDMLEKLREAARRIARNRKVSPAAEEDMQSA; this is encoded by the exons atgtctccaatgcattttaat AATGAGGTTCCCCTGCCTAAAGACCAGGGATGGCACGGTGATCTTGACTCCCTACGGGGGGTGAAGTTATTTGTGCCAAAAGGCGTCCATCACGCTTACTACACCACCAGTCTTTGCCAGAGG CGGCATGAGCAGAGGCCAGACTTTGACCTGTTGGACCCACACTGCCACCTGCTGGACAATGAATACAATTCTCAGCAGGACCCTCACCTCAAGGGGTTCTACAAGAACAAGGCCATGGAGAAGAAA GTCGCGTGTTCCTTGAAGGACTTTAATCGGTACAATGACTACCTGAAGACAGTCAAGATGGACTGGGAGAAGAGCTACAGACAGAAGCAG AAGGAGCTCGTGAAACAGttcctgatcctgcaggagcagaAGATCATCCCAGAGGACATGGCGGTCACAGACATGAAGGAGTGGCTGTTGGAAAAGGACAGTAGCTCATTCTGGCAGCAGGACAAGGCTTGCAGACACAG GACCGGGGCAGACCGGCCAGGCCGGAGCAGCGCTGAGCGG GCCTGCAACATGAATGAGCTCCAGATGCTGCAGGAGCTGGAGGTGGAGGTCCGCAGGGAGCTGAGGGTGGAGCGGCGATGCAAG AAAACCTCAGTGAAGCCAGACATGCTGGAGAAGCTGCGTGAGGCCGCTCGCAGGATTGCCAGGAACAGAA AGGTTTCCCCAGCTGCTGAGGAAGACATGCAGAGTGCCTGA